A single Osmerus mordax isolate fOsmMor3 chromosome 9, fOsmMor3.pri, whole genome shotgun sequence DNA region contains:
- the zfyve26 gene encoding zinc finger FYVE domain-containing protein 26 isoform X1, translated as MHPWGREAESSLQDLLGYFTRCLHHGEWELAAACVPQLAASSGGLSSSPSGELSSSSSSGELSEQLRDIVKAIVCHPYLLAWETMGSPHRLAWLWLQVLETWTKDQVPVKIRTELEFLLLLEELGDNVPDATLKELHAAFLDSQSERKGPEASGTECGLGTEVVSCLEALLERKRPRLARALALALQGPLGEARAHGDPSHTFIRYLTARVGKPEKREGWAEEVCSLLALMPTPSEQGGGAQMEALCEALWAARNGPLREERVLSSLFRPHSHTALSLYCSTALRLQRDRLLRDAPATHEDLPEAEKLLLSLCCHGDRPSAWKTIYFECLSSGKHFLEQVLVTALDLVRREDFPRLQDLLRGEFQPLSRLLLLLAWTQCQSLDSAHTLLSILHHNQALASDSVLREFADVLFSQLRVLQWCVLNKPGIPQEAVLSQLHSLDTHSALHVLLSLTPLARYEERRVLELLQPTPSGAEETDTLVAPRLAAQRNVVLFQGFCAMKYALYALCVNAHRSGTCLDCEGSPQFPESTEGQLQPAAPSEGCLAQFQHFLSECQLYLEALPAMFRLELLENIFSLLFLSSTDFTPQNQKETPTGPGVPAEGLQALGSKEVGKNGTGGAKTKMATQEGDSRERWEPDFPSAAQHGCLDLGHLTRGCPGFLVDVPAMEGFLKLLRQGLEGVCVLDQRAGQEQAEVAEGLGCSVTAETFGARLQRLSKHTAEAQWRLQIITSNQTAGRAPDRPPQAKAGPRPAPLEGQGGSRSSLRRRRRPGRHPSSTEHLNGELSPSTSDGCVAGPGCVEKEESVCSGAHSWLVPAMLSPPESLLVSCIRRGNFMEAHEVATMFALEGSSCCGELVFMERYKEVLVELGRVEQKIENQSLSSSSSSSEGLGAVGAAASGRSRLGSSGRSTLQAIGSAAAAGMAFYSISDVGERLLSTTAHPVPCLEEGYWLGLPPGPCPRLLPLLEELSPSAMAAFDLACCHCQLWKTSRQLLDTAERRLGCSLEARGLRVDPRVPHPEGVRGFPMVLQQFSKILNHAASNKGPAMTEGSGEEQVVAGPFGCSIQEALLSCHPVLSEEGIAGWLGLSQRLELTLPPLASATDAPAEARVGGAVLAALVEQAGLRPSELDAHPVRTAMKQLLRSLDQLCPFEPDGVPARPDYMRSFLDYVNVLTSVLVRSLGSEDQSVEVKLGNPLLVLLQAPSQLLSHLLFERQVSPDRLLSLLQQEGLRLSVQQVVLERCCEALPVWSWGPGAGGETGEGGPGDRAVFGAASLEELLTQHAQEHLTMLGLAEAPSDASSGSESSPEEITASPTSLSSSPPLSSTPAPSSSFLLTPSSLSFLKSRSPLLAALACLSASRGRGAARAPPSGWSGFSSYFSGRKEVALDAEQISREADSLLREFPILRAYLQTMAQPVLGEMPVGEEAGLGATLCGKPLAGLLLSGLQPGGAQAVAAQAFQQALSSGELRRALSLLELYRLDVQEGALRDRLLACAALEDGAGGVVQLLRVQDPGLRGRVALQGLQLWPLDGCLDLLEFCLNEAHLPPALRNDLELRKSELDVYRLMLNLQPPLPWETWQDVRSSSKQDPESVLAMMLAAREFSLCDRWLQMYSGSEQLTLQLRTEHLLHLLEQGHTQQAYQLLEGLSDTLGLEVCERALDRRPGLAAGHFLSDYLTLHFQSQVSPARQRHIHALHLGSKVLLTLPQSTRQDYFHLLAEPLLMLEQLLMNLKVDWVQLALRTLRPPLLGQEAGLGPGDVDRLLAQYACKALDFPYAPRERSRSDSVISLQEALSQCPALDSCPPSPRRESTTSSSGSTPIHTPSSSSDRGKEQGSAGRRQRSPAQFQPPDKPPARRDWVPDPQQHVCMVCQRERFTMFNRRHHCRRCGRLVCQACSGRRMPVEGCTEEEVRVCDQCYTFFHPDLDEELEEAEAVTGSPVSPGGGVEEGLQLPEVHHRMFRLSTDPAENVQLHSEFYYEQAPSASLCVAILSLHSDQMACGHQLIAHCRSLSRQLTSPEVDARLLTDIMRQLIFSAKLMFVTVGRSQDLALCDSYISKVDVLKILVAANYKDIPSLDDILETSAVTRLRNQLLEAEHYQLAVEVSTKSGLDPGGVWHAWGMASLKAGQLSGAREKFSRCLKVPVDRNQLTLGARLLQEIVQHLESTVRPALTTLPSEDILASLRELEEALAEPGPPECPEGPAQLSPLLQESLHYLLSYGTHLALVSFYMRHGHTREALAHLLLKQCPEEVFLEGILQPSLERGQLGALQGLLEGLDPGQEACGRYLMASCQLLQRRGHFHTLYQLQQFMMDHVRAAMTCICFFTRGAQSYLQLGEQQRWLVRAKEHLKTFLQEQQARGAGRRKSTLNSFRKKMSSSDVSRHMNTIELQLEVTRFLHRCENASQTAALQTSASASTPGAPSTLFGGSTMKIDVACKVMLGGKNIEEGFGIAYRVIQDFQLDALAVYVRAGQRLVRQRKYGAVRQLLKCVGESGTATKSDCDAIVLGCVSIADKGPTDAKELESLILETKSPENKIKAYLQCSKLRSAYLQAVKLEASRAGPLVQEVLQASEGAGDSVMQGICRQWLSEHQDKSAKQRPSRPNAR; from the exons ATGCACCCCTGGGGCcgagaggcagagagctccCTCCAGGACCTGCTGGGTTACTTCACCCGCTgccttcatcatggggagtggGAGCTGGCTGCGGCCTGTGTTCCCCAGCTGGCTGCCTCCTCTGGaggtctctcttcttctccttctggagaactctcttcttcttcatcttccGGAGAACTCTCAGAACAGCTACGGGATATAGTCAAGGCCATCGTCTGCCATCCCTACCTTCTGGC ATGGGAGACAATGGGCAGTCCTCACCGGCTGGCTTGGCTTTGGCTCCAGGTTTTGGAGACATGGACAAAAGATCAG GTTCCAGTGAAGATCAGGACAGAGCTGGAGTTCCTGttgctgctggaggagctgggagacaaCGTTCCAGACGCCACTCTCAAG GAATTGCACGCGGCGTTCTTAGACAGCCAGTCGGAGAGAAAGGGACCCGAGGCGTCAGGGACGGAGTGTGGTCTGGGCACTGAGGTGGTGTCATGCCTGGAGGCCTtactggagaggaagaggccaaGACTGGCCCGGGCCCTCGCCCTGGCCCTCCAGGGGCCTCTGGGAGAGGCCCGGGCCCACGGGGACCCCTCCCACACCTTTATCCGCTACCTGACAGCCAGAGTTGGGAAgccggagaagagagagggctgggcggAGGAGGTCTGCTCCCTGCTGGCTCTGATGCCGACCCCCTCGGAGCAGGGAGGCGGGGCCCAGATGGAGGCGCTATGCGAGGCCCTCTGGGCGGCCAGGAACGGACCCCTGCGCGAGGAGCGGGTCCTCAGCTCGCTGTTCAGGCCGCACAGCCACACCGCCCTCTCCCTCTACTGCTCCACTGCCCTCCGGCTGCAGCGAGACCGCCTGCTCCGCGATGCGCCCGCCACACACG aGGACCTTCCTGAAGCAGAGAAGCTGCTCCTCAGCTTATGTTGCCACGGTGATCGTCCATCAGCATGGAAAACCATTTATTTTGAGTGTCTGAGCAGTGGCAAGCACTTCCTGGAGCAGGTGTTG GTCACAGCTCTGGACTTGGTCCGACGAGAGGACTTCCCCAGGCTGCAGGACCTGCTGAGGGGGGAGTTCCAGCCCCTGTCCCGCCTACTACTGCTGCTGGCCTGGACACAGTGCCAGAGTCTGGACTCAGCTCACACCTtgctctccatcctccaccacAACCAG GCCCTGGCCAGCGACTCTGTCCTGAGGGAGTTTGCAGACGTGCTGTTCTCCCAGCTCAGGGTCCTCCAGTGGTGTGTTCTGAACAAGCC AGGGATCCCCCAGGAGGCTGTGCTCTCCCAGCTGCACTCGCTGGACACCCACTCCGCCCTGCACGTCCTCCTGTCCCTGACCCCCCTGGCCCGCTACGAGGAGCGCAGGgtcctggagctgctgcagcCCACGCCCTCGGGAGCAG AGGAAACGGACACCTTGGTTGCCCCCAGACTGGCCGCCCAGAGGAACGTTGTTCTGTTCCAGGGGTTCTGCGCCATGAAGTACGCCCTGTATGCCCTCTGTGTGAACGCTCACAGGTCCGGCACCTGTTTGGATTGCGAGGGCTCGCCACAGTTCCCCGAGTCAACCGAGGGCCAACTCCAGCCTGCAGCTCCCTCAGAAG GCTGTTTGGCACAGTtccagcacttcctgtctgagtgCCAGCTTTACCTGGAGGCCCTGCCTGCCATGTTCCGCCTGGAGCTCCTGGAGaacatcttctccctcctcttcctctccagcaccGACTTCACTCCCCAGAACCAGAAGGAGACCCCTACCGGACCTGGCGTGCCAGCAGAAGGTTTGCAAGCTCTGGGGAGCAAGGAAGTGGGGAAAAATGGCACTGGAGGAGCCAAAACCAAAATGGCCACCCAAGAGGGCGACTCCAGGGAAAGGTGGGAGCCAGATTTCCCGTCTGCGGCCCAGCACGGCTGCCTGGACCTGGGCCACTTGACCCGGGGTTGCCCAGGCTTCCTGGTGGACGTGCCAGCGATGGAGGGTTTCCTGAAGCTGCTGCggcaggggctggagggtgtATGTGTTTTGGACCAGCGGGCGGGCCAGGAGCAGGCCGAGGTGGCGGAGGGCCTGGGCTGCTCGGTGACAGCCGAGACGTTCGGAGCGCGTCTGCAGAGACTCTCCAAGCACACGGCCGAGGCACAGTGGAGGCTACAGATCATCACCAGCAACCAGACCGCTGGCAGGG CCCCAGACAGGCCCCCCCAGGCCAAGGCCGGCCCGCGCCCTGCCCCCCTTGAAGGGCAGGGCGGCAGCCGCTCCTCCCTGAGGAGGCGCAGGAGACCCGGGAGGCACCCGTCCTCCACAGAGCACCTCAACGGGGAGCTGAGCCCCAGCACCTCAG ACGGCTGTGTGGCCGGGCCGGGGTgcgtggagaaggaggagagtgtgtgtagcgGTGCCCACAGCTGGCTGGTCCCTGCCATGCTGTCCCCCCCTGAGTCTCTGCTCGTCTCCTGCATCCGTCGGGGGAACTTCATGGAGGCCCATGAG GTGGCCACCATGTTCGCCCTGGAGGGGTCGTCTTGCTGCGGTGAGCTGGTCTTCATGGAGCGCTACAAGGAGGTTCTGGTGGAGCTGGGCCGCGTGGAGCAGAAGATCGAGAACCAGTCGCTGTCGTCCTCGTCATCCTCGTCGGAGGGGCTGGGAGCGGTGGGGGCCGCAGCAAGTGGGAGGAGCCGCCTGGGGAGCAGTGGGCGCTCCACCTTGCAGGCCATCGGCAGCGCGGCTGCAGCCG GCATGGCCTTCTACTCCATCTCAGACGTGGGTGAGCGTCTGCTCAGCACCACGGCCCACCCGGTCCCCTGCCTGGAGGAGGGTTACTGGCTGGGCCTGCCCCCCGGGCCCTGCCCCCGCCTGCTGCCCCTGCTGGAGGAGCTCAGCCCCTCAGCCATGGCCGCCTTCGACCTggcctgctgccactgccagctCTGGAAAACCTCCCGCCAGCTGCTGGACACGGCTGAGAGGAGGCTGGGCTGCAGCCTAGAGGCCCGAG GGCTGAGAGTGGATCCCAGAGTGCCTCACCCTGAGGGCGTCCGGGGCTTCCCCATGGTCCTGCAGCAGTTCAGCAAGATCCTGAATCACGCAGCCAGCAACAAGGGCCCAGCCATGACAG AAGGTTCCGGAGAAGAGCAGGTGGTGGCGGGTCCATTCGGCTGCTCCATCCAGGAGGCTCTACTGAGCTGCCACCCGGTCCTGAGTGAGGAGGGCATCGCGGGCTGGCTCGGCCTCTCCCAGCGCCTGGagctcaccctgcctcccctggcctcGGCCACCGACGCCCCAG CGGAGGCCCGTGTGGGCGGGGCCGTGCTGGCGGCGCTGGTGGAGCAGGCCGGCCTGAGGCCCTCGGAGCTGGACGCCCACCCGGTACGCACCGCCATGAAGCAGCTGCTGCGCTCCCTGGACCAGCTGTGCCCCTTCGAGCCCGACGGCGTCCCCGCCAGGCCCGACTACATGCGCAGCTTCCTGGACTACGTCAACGTGCTGACGTCCGTGCTGGTGCGCAGCCTGGGCTCCGAGG acCAGAGCGTGGAGGTGAAGCTGGGGAACCCCCTCCTGGTTCTCCTGCAGGCTCCCTCCCAGCTGCTGTCTCACCTGCTGTTTGAGAGGCAGGTTTCCCCTGACAG gctgctgtctctgctgcagCAGGAGGGCCTTCGTCTGAGCGTCCAACAGGTGGTGCTGGAGCGCTGCTGTGAGGCCCTGCCCGTCTGGTCGTGGGGCCCCGGGGCCGGAGGGGAGACCGGCGAGGGCGGCCCGGGCGACAGGGCCGTGTTCGGGGCGGCCAGCCTGGAAGAGCTCCTCACCCAGCACGCCCAGGAACACCTGACCATGCTGGGCCTGGCAGAGGCCCCGTCAGACGCCAGCTCTGGGTCTGAGTCCTCACCAGAGGAGATCACGGCCTCCCCTAccagcctgtcctcctccccacccctttcctccactccagccccctcctcctcgttcctcctcacgccgtcctccctgtccttcctGAAGTCCCGCTCCCCTCTCCTGGCTGCGCTGGCGTGCCTGAGCGCCAGCCGTGGGCGCGGGGCGGCCCGGGCACCTCCGTCCGGCTGGTCCGGGTTCTCTTCCTACTTCAGCGGGCGTAAAGAGGTGGCGCTGGACGCCGAGCAGATCTCCCGGGAAGCGGACAGCCTGCTGAGAGAGTTCCCCATCCTGCGGGCCTACCTCCAGACCATGGCCCAGCCTGTGCTGGGGGAGATGCCcgtgggggaggaggcgggaCTGGGCGCCACCCTCTGTGGGAAGCCCCTGGCAGGCCTGCTGCTGTCGGGGCTCCAGCCGGGCGGGGCGCAGGCGGTGGCGGCCCAGGCCTTCCAGCAGGCTCTGTCCTCGGGGGAGCTGCGCCGGGCCCTCAGCCTGCTGGAGCTGTACAGGCTGGACGTCCAGGAGGGGGCGCTGAGGGACCGCCTGCTGGCTTGTGCCGcactggagg ACGGGGCTGGTGGCGTGGTGCAGCTGCTCCGTGTGCAGGACCCTGGTCTGAGGGGCCGTGTGGCCCTGCAGGGCCTCCAGCTGTGGCCCCTGGACGGCTGCCTGGACCTGCTGGAGTTCTGCCTGAACGAGGCCCACCTGCCCCCAGCCCTGAGGAACGACCTGGAGCTCCGCAAGAGCGAGCTGGACGTCTATCGTTTG ATGTTGAACCTGCAGCCCCCGTTGCCATGGGAAACGTGGCAGGATGTGAGGTCGTCATCGAAACAGGACCCTGAATCTGTGCTGGCTATGATGCTGGCGGCCAGG gagttctctctgtgtgaccGCTGGCTGCAGATGTATTCGGGGTCGGAGCAGCTGACCCTGCAGCTGAGGACAGAACACCTGCTGCACTTGCTggagcagggacacacacagcaggcctaccag CTACTCGAGGGCCTGTCAGACACCCTGGGcctggaggtgtgtgagagagccctGGACCGACGCCCCGGATTGGCTGctggtcacttcctgtccgaCTACCTGACGCTACACTTCCAGAGCCAAGTGTCTCCGGCCCGCCAGCGCCACATTCACGCCCTGCACCTGGGCTCCAAG gtgctgctgaccctgccccagtcgaCCAGGCAGGACTACTTCCACCTGCTGGCGGAGCCCCTGCTCATGCTGGAGCAGCTGCTGATGAACCTGAAGGTGGACTGGGTCCAGCTGGCGCTCCGcaccctccgcccccctctgCTGGGCCAGGAGGCGGGCCTGGGCCCCGGGGACGTGGACCGGCTCCTGGCCCAGTACGCCTGCAAGGCACTGGACTTCCCCTACGCCCCCCGAGAGAGGTCACGCTCAG ACTCAGTCATCAGCCTGCAGGAGGCCCTGTCCCAGTGTCCTgccctggacagctgccccccctccccccggagagagtccaccacctcctcctcag GcagcacacccatacacacgccctcctcctcctccgaccgAGGCAAGGAGCAGGGCTCTGCCGGCAGGAGGCAGCGCTCCCCAGCCCAGTTCCAGCCCCCTGACAAGCCCCCCGCCCGCAGAGACTGGGTGCCCGACCCCCAGCAGCACGTCTGCATGGTGTGTCAGCGTGAGAGGTTCACCATG TTTAACCGGCGGCACCACTGTCGCAGGTGCGGTCGTCTGGTGTGCCAGGCGTGCTCTGGGCGCAGGATGCCCGTGGAGGGGTGTACGGAGGAGGAAGTGCGAGTGTGTGACCAGTGTTACACCTTCTTCCACCCAGA TTTggatgaggagctggaggaggctgaag CAGTAACAGGCAGCCCCGTGTCtccaggggggggagtggaggaggggctgcAGCTGCCCGAGGTCCACCACAGAATGTTCCGCCTCAGCACCGACCCTGCAGAGAACGTGCAGCTGCATAGCGAGTTCTACTATGAGCAG gctcccaGCGCGTCCCTGTGTGtggccatcctctccctccacagcgACCAAATGGCTTGCGGCCACCAGCTGATCGCTCACTGCCGCTCCCTGTCCCGCCAGCTGACCAGCCCCGAGGTGGACGCCCGCCTGCTCACAGACATCATGCGCCAGCTGATCTTCAGCGCCAAGCTCATGTTCGTCACCGTCGGACGCAGCCAGGATCTGGCCCTCTGCGACAG CTACATCAGTAAAGTGGACGTGCTGAAGATCCTGGTGGCTGCGAACTACAAGGACATCCCCTCGCTGGACGACATCCTGGAGACCTCCGCCGTCACGCGCCTGCGCAACCAGCTGCTGGAGGCTGAGCACTACCAGCTagctgtagag GTGTCCACTAAGAGCGGTCTGGACCCTGGGGGGGTGTGGCACGCGTGGGGCATGGCCTCCCTGAAGGCCGGGCAGCTCTCCGGGGCCCGGGAGAAGTTCTCCCGCTGCCTGAAGGTTCCCGTGGACCGGAACCAGCTGACCCTGGGCGCGCGCCTGCTGCAGGAGATCGTCCAGCACCTGGAGTCCACCGTCCGACCCGCTCTGACCACG ctcccCAGCGAGGACATCCTGGCGTCCCtgcgggagctggaggaggctctGGCAGAGCCGGGGCCACCGGAGTGCCCAGAGGGCCCGGCCCAGCTCAGCCCCCTGCTGCAGGAGAGCCTGCACTACCTGCTGAGCTACGGCACCCACCTGGCCCTGGTCAGCTTCTACATGCGCCACGGTCACACGAGGGAGGCCCTGGCTCACCTGCTGCTCAAG cagtGTCCGGAGGAGGTGTTCCTGGAGGGGATCCTCCAGCCCAGTCTGGAGCGCGGCCAGCTGGGGGCGCTGCAGGGcctgctggaggggctggacccGGGCCAGGAGGCGTGCGGACGCTACCTCATGGCCTCCTGCCAGCTGCTGCAGAGACGAGGGCACTTCCACACCCTGTACCAGCTGCAGCAGTTCATGATG gaCCACGTGCGGGCAGCCATGACGTGCATCTGCTTCTTCACCCGTGGGGCCCAGTCCTACCTGCAGCTGGGCGAGCAGCAGCGCTGGCTGGTCCGTGCCAAGGAGCACCTGAAGACCTTCCTGCAGGAGCAGCAGGCCCGCGGAGCCGGCCGCAGGAAGTCCACCCTCAACTCCTTCAGGAAGAAGATGTCCTCCAGTGACGtgtccag